TGCTAAAAGAGTATATCACAGAAATTTTTTTGCAAGATGTTACATATATTAATGAATTACCGGTCATAACAACACCAGATTGTGGCTTTGTTGACTGGCGACAAGTTTTGCGCTGCTTACCAGCCAATGTAGATATTGTTCTTTCGTTTCCAACTACTTCTCTTGCTGAGATTAAAAAAGTGAGAGACCTAGTGCTGGAGCATAACGCTATTCCTTCAGTGGAAGCGAGCTAGAAAAATTAGTTTTCATTTTATTGTTAAAAATATAATCATCTATATAAACCATGCTTAAAAGGAGTTGATCTTCTTTTGAGCATGGTTTTTTTAAGGGCGTCGACTTTATAATCATGTTTCATTGATATGACAAGCGCCAAATAAAAATGACTGGCAGATTAAAAAAAGAAGTGCAAAACCACTTTTGTGATTTTGCACTTCTTTTATGGAGACGGCGGGAGTCGAACCCGCGTCCAAACACATCGCCACCCAAAAGACTACGCTCATAGTCCGCTCTTTTGAAATTCGCTTAGTAAAACGCCGAGAGACAGGCTTTTTACGTTGCTAGTCTGATAATCTCTGCTAAGTTTTACAGACGGAAAAACTTAGTGTATCCCACTAAATTTGAGACCCTTACCCGAGCACATGGGCGATGCCGGGAGGATCTACGCTAACTGTTTTTAGGCAGCTAAAGCGTAAGAGTTTTCGTTTTTAGCAGTTATATTTAACTGTAACGTTTTAACGTAGCCGTAACCTACGAAGCGCCATTCGAGCTCGAACTATGCCTGTCGAATCCGTAACGTCCCCCAAAATAAAGGGCATTACAGCAAAGATAATTATAACATGAAAGCCAGACTGTGAAAAGTCTGGCAACCTTTTTTACTAAATTAATTCAAAATGTTTTAAGGCGTGGACAATGCCGCCTTCGGTATTTTTTTTCGTAATAAAATCAGCTTTTTCTTTTAATACGTCAACTGCATTACCCATGGCAATTTTAATATCACAAGCCTCAAAAAGAGCTAAGTCATTGGGGCCATCACCAAAAGCGTAAGAAGGAACGTCAGTTAATTGTAGTTTTTCTTGCAGAATTTTTACAGCGTTACCTTTTGAAACAGTTTTTTTAACAGTATCAAGAGAAAAAGGGGTATTGCGATAAAAATTCAGTTGTGGAAATTGGCTCGTGTAATAGGTGTCATTGTCTTGGCCTAAGACAAGGAGCATGTTAACAGGTTTGATTAAATAACCTTCTGGATCAATAGGCGGAACAGGGGTGTGGATAAAGTCATAGGCACCTAGTAAAAATTCATTGTGCGCATTACACCAGATTTCCTTTTCATTGTAAAAAGAAATAACATCGTTGTTTTCTTTAACGGCATCGTAAACTTCTTTAATTAGTTCTTTATCATATACATCTGAAAAAATTATATCACCAGCGACGCGAATAAAGGCGCCATTCATAATAATATCACTATCGATATTGGCTTCTTTCATAATCGCTGCAACTTCAACTTCAGTTCGTCCGGTTGCGATTACCGGTAAGATGTTGTTTTCTTTTAATTGTGTCATGGCTTCTTTAATTTCAGGACGGACTTGCGATTTATCATCTAGTAAAGTACCGTCTAAATCAAAAAAAGCAGTGGCTTTATAAGTCATTTGCATTTCTCCTTTTTTTGCGAGTTGAATAAAGCTGAGGTAGATAACAAGGCATAGGTCATATGTTTTAGTCAAACTACCAAAAAATAAATTAATCTTCCTTATCACTTTAGCAAAATAATCACAGGCTTACTAGTAATTTTACTGGAAAAGTAAGCGAAATAGAAAATTGGAGTAGTTTTTAGAAAGTCCATTTATAAATGGATTTGATAGTGCCATTTAACAGTTATTGGCGCATATAAAAGGCAACAGTCAAATGTAAAGTGTGTTCTTTGTATTTTTCTTAGCAAAGGGTGAAAAAATCGGCAAGCTTGCTTGAAGAAAATGTGAAGTTGTTGGTCTTGCTTATAAATTTCAGTTATACTATGGGCAAGGAGTGAAGCAGTTGTGATTTTTTTATACGTTGGCGTCATTATGCTGGTTATTGGCTTTTGTTTCTTTTTATTTCCAGCGAAAAAGCCAAATCCAATTTATGGCTATCCCTCAATTTTAGCAAAGAAAAATGTTGGAAATTGGCGGTATGCTCAGAAAATAAATGGGCTTTTTTTATTAGGGATTGGCTTGTTTTGTACATTGATTGGATATTTACTAAAAGAAACGGGGAATACCAATTATTTTATTGCGGAAATGCTTTTAATTCCATTACCGATTATTGGTGTTTTTGCTGGAACAGAGGAACTGTTACAGCGTTTTGATCGTCGCCATACAGCAAAAGAGAAGGAAAGGTAGGGGACAAAAATGAATATTTTAATGATTGAAGACAATGAAGCTGTTTCAGAAATGATGCAGATGTTTTTTCTAAATGAAGGTTGGGAAGCAACTTTTAAATACGATGGGCAAGAAGGCTTAGACGCTTTTTTGGCGCAACCTGGACACTGGGACATGATTACCTTGGATTTAAATTTACCCGGTTTAGATGGAATGGCAGTGGCGCGGGAAATTCGTAAAATTTCCAAGACTGTACCGATTATCATGTTGACGGCTAGAGACTCAGAAAGTGATCAAGTGATTGGCTTAGAGATGGGGGCAGATGATTATGTGACCAAACCCTTTAGTCCATTGACTCTGATTGCGCGTATGAAGGCTTTACATCGCCGTAGTGAGTTGGCGGAAAAAGTAGCTACAGAAAAAGATGATGATGAGACTTTTGATATTGTCACAAAACACTTCAAAATGAACACGAAAACCAGAGAAGCTTATTTAGATGATACGCTGATTGACGGATTGACACCAAAAGAGTTTGACTTACTTTATACTTTAGCGAAAAAACCGCGTCAAGTTTTTTCACGGGAACAGTTACTGGAATTAGTTTGGGATTACCAATACTTTGGGGATGAGCGCACAGTAGACGCTCATATTAAAAAATTGCGTCAAAAAATTGAAAAAGTAGGACCACAAGTGATTCAAACGGTCTGGGGTGTTGGCTATAAATTTGATGATTCTGGGGTGGCATAATGCGCTACCTTTATCAGCAGTTAATGGCTTTTTGGGTCGTAATTGCCGTAATTTTATTAATTGTTGGTATTTCTTTTACCCAATTGACCAAACAGACCATGGAAGATAATAATTATCGGCAATTATTCGGTTACGCGGAATCGGTGGCTAAAACTGCGCAAAACTATGCGGAGTTGCCCAATGCTGGGGCTACAACGCCAGATGAAAGTCTTCATAATTCTTTGATGTTTACAGAACTTGCGTTAAATCAACAAGACGTTAATTTTGTTTTTGTGGATAAAAGTGGCAAGTCTACCTACCCCACGAATGCTAACGTTCATTTTTCGATTACCAAAACGCAGTGGACGGCGTTAAAAGCTGGCGAGCGACAGAAAAAAACTTCAGATACCAATGTATTTGGTGAACATGAAGTTACCTCCTATGCTATGGTTCCTTTTAATTTAGAAGGGGAATTTTACGGTGCGCTAATTGTGACGCAGCCGGCAAAAAACATTTCAGATAGCGTGAACGCAGTTACCTTGAACTTGTTTAAGGGTTTTATTATTTCAAGTGTGATTGCATTAATCATCAGCTATTTTTACGCTAGTATGCAGGTACGGCGGATTAATCGCATGAAAAAGGCGACTAAAGAAATTGCCAGTGGAAATTTTGATGTACAGCTGCCCGTTCACGATAAAGATGAATTTGATGAACTAGCAGATGATTTTAATAAAATGACGGTTTCTTTAAAGGAATCACAAGAAGAAATCGAACGGCAAGAAGAGCGGCGTAAACAGTTTATGGCAGATGCTTCTCACGAAATGCGTACTCCGTTAACTACTATTAATGGTTTACTAGAGGGGCTAGAGTACAACGCCATTCCTGAAAATCAAAAGGGAAATGCAGTCCGTTTGATGAAAAATGAAACAGAACGCTTAATACGTCTCGTCAATGAAAATTTGGACTATGAAAAAATCCGGACCAATCAAATCTCAATTGTAGTCAAAAAATTTGATGGTACCGAAGCTTTAAAAAATATTTTAACCCAATTAGAGGCTAAAGCTGAAGCGGCAGGAGATAAACTGCACTTTGAGGTTAAAGAACCCATCGAAGTGTATGCTGATTATGATCGTTTCGTTCAAGTGGTGGTTAACATCATTCAAAATGCCATTCAGTTCACGCAAGATGGCGATATTTATGTGAATTTGAAAAAAGGCTACTTAGAAACGATCGTAGAGATTCAAGATACTGGCATCGGCATGACCGAAGAACAACAACGTAACATTTGGGATCGTTATTACAAAGCAGATCCTTCTCGAAAAAATCGTAAATTTGGTGAATCGGGTTTAGGTTTACCAATTGTCCAACAGCTGGTGCGTCTTCATAAAGGGACCATCAAAGTTGAAAGTAAATTAAATGAGGGAACGAAATTTACCATTACTTTCCCAGATGTTGAAATTGTTGACGATACGAAAGAAAAATAAAATAGGAGTAAATCCCCCTTGAAGCTTTTGCGGGATTTACTCCTATTTTTATAACTATAATTATAACGACTCGAAACGTATAAAATTTTTATAGCAACAAATTTCTTTGCGTTAAATTATCTAGCTTATCCTTTACAAATTAGCTTTTATTGATCATAAGCCGAAAATTCAAAAATTTAAGTAGCAATTATAATTTCCTTACCTTATGACTAAAAGCTGCGGATATTATTAAAGCCTTATTTAATTTAAAACAAGTAGAACTGTAACTTACAGTTCTACTTGTTTTAAATTATCGACTAATGCCTCATCGGTCGTAAGAAGATAGATTACCAAGTCATCTTTTTCAATCAAATCGCGAAAAAGGTTGAAGAGTTGTTGACGTTGCGGGATATTTAAGGCGGTGGTGATATCTTCAAAACAGATAAATTTATTATTTGCTAATAAAGCACGAAAAAGCTGTAACTGAATGATTTCTACCATAGTTAAGCTTGCGACTTCTTTGTTTAAAAGTCCAGCGGTGATTTGAAGTTCTTTGGCTAAGGGCAGCTCGGTAATTTTTTGTTTATAAAACTTATTGGGAAAGCCCATTAATAGATTTTCAGTTATCGAAAGGTAAGGAATAAAATCAGGAGTTAAGCTGATTTTGCCAACATCTGCTGTGAGACGTTGTAATTCTCGCTGAAAATTTTGCTGGGCTTCTGATAACGTCCTACCATAAAAAACTTTAAAATTTTGTTGGCTAATTTTTTCCATAAAAACACTTCCTTTACTTTACATGAATAGCCTTTGCGCAAACTAAATAAGAATTATTGACTTCAATAGCTTCTTAATGATGGAATCATGACGAATCAATTTATGCTCTTTTTTAATAAGCGTATTTTGGTTAATAAAGCCCCAAGGGGTAACCCAATACCAAAGTTAATTAGCAATAAAAGTAACGTTTGCCAAGCTGTTTTAGTAAAAATCTGTAGCCAATCACGATTGCTAATGAAAACTGTCTGAATTAAAAGCGGGTAGTCCTTTGGTAAGCGGACTCCAAATTTTATATTATTATTTAGATTTGCTAAATCATTGGATCGAATGATTTGTGCAGTATGGGTATGAATCAATTCGCAAAGGCGTTGTACTAGTGGCTGGAAAATCAAAACAAGGCAAATTAGACAGCCAACAATGAAAAGCGCGGGTAAAACAAACTCGTAAGCAATTTGCAATGCAACTCGTAAATGAGAGCGACCTGAAGTAAAAAAAGTCTGTAGTTCTCGTTTGCGGCGAGTAAAAGCATGACCAGAAAACAAGAAGGTAAACAGCGTTAGCAAACTGACTGTTCCTAACACCACCAACCAGTAAATATTTTTCATTTGTGTAAAGAAAAATTGGAGTGAGGCGCTCCATTGTTTATTTTCATTAATTGGGTTGTTGGCAAGTAAATCTTGGAGACCATAGTAAATGGCCTGAGCTGAATTGACTAAACACAGTGCAAAAAATAGTGCGACAGTCAAAAGAACTAGTACGATAAAATAAGGAAGATAGATTTTTTTATGGTAACGTAAACTGGCAACTGCATAATGAACTGTCCGCATCTTTTTCACCTCATAAAAAATTATACGAGGTGAGTTTGAATAAAGTATGAAGTTGTTTTTGCAAAAAAAAGAAGTTCCGGTTAAAAACCGAAACTTCTTTTTATAAATTATTTATGACCTTCTGCTTCGTATTGTTTGTAGGTCTTAGTTTGGTATAAATCTTGAGTTGATTTATTCCCGTGTTCGGAATAGACACTAGTTGATTTATTCCCTAATTTGCTTTCTTGTTTGCCTAATTGATCCAAAGCATTTTTATAGTTGAATTTTTCAGGATCTAATTCTTTTAAGTTACTACCGGTATAAAAACGTAGCAGATCACCATTATTGATCTGATCAGAAGTTGCTAATTGTTTCCCAACTTCATCTTTCCATTTTGTAACTTGTGTTTTCAACTGTTCATCTGGAGCAGTAATCGCTTGAGCAGTTGCGTTATCGTATAGCGTTCCACCGTAATAAGTGTATTTGTCAGTAACAAAATCACCATCTCGGAAAGCTACAAGTTGTTCGTGTTGTTTTGAAAGTAAGTCTTGACCTAGTTGAATGTAATCTTTGGTATCCACACCCAATAAGTGTAACAAGGTTGGTAAGGCATCAACTTGACCACCATAAGTATGGTTAATACCACCTTTTGATTGACCAGGGATATGAATCATATAAGGAACCCGTTGCATTTGAGCATCGTCGTAACCTGTCCATGTTTCTTTATCTTTACCTAATAGTTCAGCTAAGTTTTTATTCCGTGAAGTTGAAATACCATAGTGATCACCGTATAAAACAATTACAGAGTTATCATATAAGCCACTAGCTTTCAAGTAATGGAAGAATTCTTCCACTGCGCGATCCAAGTAGTTAGCTGTAGCGAAGTAGCCGTTAATTGTTTCATCGTTTGTATCCGCCATTGGGAAACCTGCTTCATCATTTGTAAATTGTGAGTAAGGGAAGTGGTTTGAAACGGCAATAAATTTTGAATAAAACGGTTGTTGCAATTGTTCCAAGTATTTAACAGATTGTTCAAAGAATGGCTTATCATGTAAACCGTATTGGAATGAGTTACTGTCATTTACATCGTAGTAAGAAGCATCAAAGAAGTTTTGATAGCCCCAACGTTTATACGTTTCATTTCGATTCCAGAAAGTTCCGGCATTACCATGAAAGACGGCACTGGAGTATCCAAGTGTTTGATTTAGAATGTTTGGCGCAGATTGGAAAGTATTTTTTCCACCTAATTGGGTCATCAAAGCACCTTGATTTAAACCAAATAATGAGTTGTCCATTAATGTTTCAGCGTCCGAAGTTTTTCCGGCCTTCACTTGATGGAAGAAATTATCAAAGCTAAAAGTACTCTTGCTATGATATAAACTGTTGATAAATGGCATTACTTCATGTTCTTTACCTTCAGCATCTTTTAATTTGTAGTCAATTAAAAATTGTTGCGTACTTTCTAAATGAATGTAAATAACGTTTTTGCCTTTGGCCATCCCAAAGTATTCACTATTTGGTGCTGCATAATGACTTTTGACATAGCTTTGGGCTTCTTTCATGTCATTGGCACTTGCTTGGGCCCGAACTTGAGAAGCTTGATAGGTTTGAACACCGTCATAAACGGTAAAAGCGTTAATCCCTAAATATTTGACCAAATAATCACGAGAGAATGTTCGCGTTAATAATTCTGGGCGATCAACTTCAGCTAAAAATAAGTTACCAGAGAAGATCATCACAGATAACGTGGAGATAGCAAATGCCATCCGCGCGCGAACGGGACGATCATCCATCTTAATCTTTTTAGCAAATAACATGGCAACAAGTACCAAGATATCAACGAAGTAAAGTAAATCATAAGGGCGGAACAAGCGAATGGCACTTTCACCTAAACCGCTAGCAACTTTACCAGCTCCAAGCATGGTATTAATTGTGATAAAGTCGGTGAATTCACGGTAATATGAAACGTTAGCAAAAAGCAATAACGACATCAAAAAGTAAATCACCATCATAGTTATATAAGAAGCTTTTGTGCGTCTGACATATAATGCAATGGACAACAAGAATAAAGTTGTCGCGATTGGATTAATGAATAAGATGAAGTATTGACGCATACTTTCAATGCCTAAGTTAAAATCAACAAAATAGGCAAAAATGTTTTTGGCCCAAAAAAGAACGGCTAATAAGGTAAAGAAGCCCAGCCGTTTATTTAAGAAAGCGGGAGTTTTAATATTTTTCACTGTTTTATCCTTCCTTTTCCAAGTCTGCTTTTGCAAGCTGTAATGAAAAAATGAAAATATACACTGTTTACATTTTACTAATCTGATTTTTTTCTGTCAATTGAAATTGTGATAAGGCCAATTAATTAAGTAATTCTTTAACTTCATAAAGCACAGACAAATGCTGTTATTTTTGCTATACTTTTTTTGAAAGAAGAGCAGGTGAAAGTATGAAAATTCAAATGAATAAATTCGGCGTTAAAAAATTACGCCAACACTATCCATTAATTCAAGCAGATGATATTGCCACAGATCTAAAAATGAAATCCGGCTGGGTGGACTTTATGGATCAAAAAGGCAATTTTTTGGCCAAGGGGTATCTTGGTAAACAAAATAAAGGTATCGGTTGGGCGCTAACTTGGCAAGAAGAAGCCATTGATCACAGGTTTTATACTCAGGTATTTGCTAAAGCCAAGGCAATTCGCCAAGCATTTTTTAATGACGAAAAAACGACGGCATTTCGCATTTTTAATGGTGAAGGTGATGGGCTAGGGGGGATTACAATCGAGTGGTATGACCATTATGTTGTTTTTTCTTGGTACAACGATACTTTATATGAAGAAAAAAATAAAATTGTCGCTGCCTTTAAAGAAATTTATCCGGAAGTTTTAGGCGCCTATGAGAAGATTCGCTTTCACAGTGAGCTGCCAGAATCGCAACATGTATATGGCAAAAAAGCACCAGAACCGTTAATTGTAAAAGAAAATTCTGTCAATTTTGCGACCTATTTAAACGAAGGGTTAATGACAGGAATCTTTTTAGATCAGCGACAAGTACGGGGCCTTTTAGTAGATGGTCTAGCAGCTGGAAAAACGGTTTTAAATATGTTTAGTTATACAGGAGCATTTTCAATCGCGGCAGCTATGGGGGGAGCGCTTCATACAACAAGCGTTGATTTGGCCAAGCGTAGTTTGCCAAAAACAAGGGAGCAATTTGAGGTAAATGGACTTGACTTAGCAGCACAAAAAATTCATGTGATGGACGTTTTCAATTATTTTTCCTATGCTTTAAAAAAAGGGTTGAAATACGATGTAATTGTCTTAGATCCGCCAAGTTTTGCCCGCAATAAAAAACAGGTTTTTAAAGTAAAAAATAATTACGGTCAGTTAATTGCTGACAGTCTGCCAATTTTGACGGATGAAGGAATCATCATCGCCTCTGCCAATACGGCTAATGTTACCTTAGAGAAATTCCAGCAGATGATTGAAAAAGAGTTTGTTACTGCCAAGGTTGACTACAAATTATTGGACATCAAACGTTTGCCAGCTGATTTTCATATAAGCCAAACATTTTTAGAGGGCAATTATTTGAAAGTTTTAATTTATCAAGTGAAACAATAACAGACCTCAGTTACGGCTGAGAATGAAAATGAATGTTAAAAGGGGCGAAAAAAATGCAAGTTACGTTAAAAAATGTAACCTTTGGTAAGGGCGTGCCGAAAATTTGTGTGCCACTTACCGGTAAAGATAGTCAAACACTCTTAGCACAAGCACAATTGGCAGCAACTTCAGTTTGTGAAGTAGTAGAATGGCGTGTGGATTATTTTACAGACTTTTCAAATCAAAGCGCTGTATTAGAAGTTTTATCTCATCTTAAGACAGCGTTACAAGATAAAATTCTCCTATTTACTTTCCGAACATTAAAAGAAGGCGGAAAAGCTGACTTATCGTTACGGGAATACCAAAATCTTTATGTTGCGGTAGCCGAAAGCGGCTTGGTTGATATTGTTGATGTGGAATTGGAGCGAGCTGAGTTTTTAGGCCGAGGCTTTTTAAATCAGTTAAAAAAACAAAAAACAGCACTGCTTTTGAGTAGCCATAATTTTGACAAAACGCCAGCTGATGGAGAATTAGTCATGAAATTAGGCGTAATGCGCCAATTTGATGCTGATTTTGGAAAAATTGCGGTAATGCCCCATTCTTTAAAAGATGTATTGCAAATTATGGGCCTTTCTCAAAAAATGCAGGGCTTAGCTAGTGTACCGCTTATTTTAATTGCCATGGGGGATTTAGGTAAAATTACGCGGGTTGCAGGTGAGTTGATGGGGTCAGTCATGACATTTGCCGCATTAGAAGAAAGTTCTGCACCAGGGCAAATCGATATTACAGAAATGTCCCGAATTTTAGCGGCTTTGTCACTAGAGGAGTGAGTTGTTGTGGCAAAAAAGAAAGTAGTTAAAACGAATGCTATTCGCTTGGTGGAGCAAAAAAAGATTGCCTATCATGAGTATTCTTATGAGTGGAGTGAAAATCATTTAGGCGCAGCAGAGGTAGCGACAAAATTAGGTCAAAACCCCGCTCAAGTTTTTAAGACGTTGGTAGCCATCGGCAATAAGACCGGTGTAATTGTCGCAGTAATTCCAGGTAATCATGAGCTGGATTTAAAAAAACTGGCTAAAGCCAGTGGCAATAAAAAAGTTGACATGCTACATTTAAAAGACTTGGAACAAACAACGGGCTATATTCGAGGTGGTTGTTCGCCAATTGGCATGAAAAAGTTGTTTCCAACTTTTATTGATCAAACAGCAAAAACATTTCCTACTATAATAATTTCTGCAGGCAAGCGTGGCTTGCAACTGGAAATTGCTGTGGGGGATTTAGAAGGGTTAGTACAAGGAGAACTTGTTGATTTAATCGAATAGATAAATAACACGATATCAGACTTATCCCGAGTTCAAAAAGTTAGAGCAAAAATCTAACAGCTTGAGTTTGAGATTTTTACACACCTGACATCGTGTTTTTTTGTAAGCCATCAGAAAAGTATGAAGTTTTCACATGAATAAATCACCTGATGACAACAGGTTGTTTATGTCTAGTTTTGCAAACGACCTCTTTTTTTCCTTAACTCTCCAAAAATTTCGCACTTATTTTAGCGTTAGGGGAAGTTTACGCACTTTTCTGATTAATATTTTTGCCAGCTGGCAACTTCTGCTGCATTTTTGCCAGCTACATGGCCTGTACATAAAGCAGTTGTAATATTATAGCCACCTGTATAACCGTTGACGTCCAATACTTCACCGGCAAAAAATAGTCCTTGGCAAAGTTTACTTGCTAAAGTTTTTGGAATCACCTCTTTTAAATTTACGCCACCACCAGTAACAAAAGCACGTTCCAGTGCAAAAGTACGAATAATGGGAATTTCAAAATTTTTGGCAAGTAAGACTAATTTTTCCAATTGGTCTACGGTCACTTTGTCAGCAGTCATATCATTTAAATCTAATTGATTAAGAAAAAATTGCAATAGGCGTTCTGGTAACCACTGTGATAAGGCATTCTTTAAGCTCTTTTTCGTTTCCAATCGTAAGGATAAGTCCGCTAACAGCTCTGCATTGGTTTGTTTAGGAAAACAATCCAAGCAGACTGGAACATGTGGGGCGCCGTTACGCAGTTCTTGATTTATTGCATAGGAACAGCGAAGAGCAGCTGGACCAGAGAGACCAAAATGCGTAAAAAGTAAATCCATTGTATGACTCGTTACAATTTTTTTGCCCGCTAAAACACTTAATTTAACGTCTTGTAAGGATAGACCCTGCAAAGTTTTGCTTTGAATAAATGCAGCATCTGAAATTAATGGAGCCTCAGTTGGAAAAAGAGGGGTAACCGTATGTCCGCAGGATTTGGCCATTTTATAACCATCCCCGGTAGAACCAGTTCCAGGATAGGTTTTACCGCCAGTTGTAATAATGATACAAGGTGCGTTAAATTCTTCTTTATCACAACGAATCCCATAAACTTGTGTGTCATCATGAACCAACTTGGTAACGCTAGTATTAGTTAAAACGGTAACGTGAAGGCGTTTTAACTCTTCATATAAGGCATCGACAATTGTTTTAGCGCGGTCGGTAACAGGAAATACCCGTCCGTGATCTTCTTCTTTTAGCGCTACATTGCGACTGCTAAAAAATTCCATAATATCAGTATTGTTCCATTGTGCAAAGGTACTATATAAAAATTTTCCGTTACCCGGAATGTGGGTAATTAAATCATCAACGGGGCGATTATTTGTCACATTACAGCGACCGCCGCCGGTTAAGAGCATTTTTTTACCCAGGCGTTTGTTTTTTTCTACTAATAAAACTTCTGCATCATTTTCAGCTGCACTAATGGCAGCCATCATGCCAGCCGGCCCTGCTCCGATCACAATTACATCGTAATTTTTTTCCATGATTTCACCTCTGGCAAAAGTGTAGCATAGTTTTTAAGTTTGTTCTATTATCAAATAATTCTGACGATAAGGACGTTTTTTGGTAAAATAAAAACGTGACAAATATTTTACTTGGAGGGAAATTATGACAAACGCAAAAGAGTATATTCAACAAGTCCAACAAAGTCTTCACGAAAAAGATCGTGATCAAACAGAATTTTTACAAGCTGTAGATGAATTTTTCTCAACCATTGAGCCTTTTTTAGCAGAACATGATGAGTATCAAAAAAATAATTTGCTACAATTGATTACGTTGCCAGAACGCGTAATCCAATTTCGTGTACCGTGGCAAGACGACAACGGAAATTGGCAAGTAAACCGTGGTTACCGGATTCAATTCAACTCGGCGTTGGGACCATATAAAGGTGGCTTGCGTTTTCATCCAAGTGTGAATTTAAGTATTTTAAAATTTTTAGCTTTCGAACAAATTTTTAAAAATAGTTTGACAGATTTGCCAATCGGTGGTGGTAAAGGCGGTGCTGATTTTGATCCTAAAGGTAAATCTGATAATGAGATCATGCGTTTTTGTCAAAGTTTCATGACAGAACTTGCCAAACACGTTGGCCCAGATACAGATGTTCCAGCTGGAGATATTGGTGTTGGCGCTAGAGAAATTGGTTACTTGTTTGGCCAATATAAACGCTTAAAGCAATACGATGCTGGGGTTTTAACTGGAAAACCCTTGGAATTTTGGGGAAGTAAGGGGCGGACTGAAGCAACCGGTTATGGTGTCGTTTATTATGTCAAACATTTATTAGAAGATAAAAAAGACAGCTTTAAAGATAAAACAGTTATTGTTTCAGGGAGCGGAAATGTAGCGATTTATGCGATTGAAAAGCTAATGGAACTTGGTGCAAAAGCCGTGACTGTCTCTGATTCTAGTGGCTATGTTTATGATCCAGAAGGCATTGACTTAGACTTATTAAAAGAGGTCAAAGAAGTTCAGCGGGAACGTTTAACAGCTTATGTTAAAAATCGTTCGAATGCGCAATATTTTGACGGAGAATCAGTCTGGGATAGTGAAGTTAAAGCAGATATTGCCCTACCATGTGCTACGCAAAATGAAATTGATATTAAAAAAGCAAAATTAATGGCTGATAATGGCGTGAAGGTAGTCGCAGAAGGTGCCAATATGCCATGTACGATGGAAGCTGCGGAATATTTTATTGAACAAAATATTTTCTATTGCCCAGGCAAAGCAGCTAACGCTGGCGGGGTAGCCGTTTCAGCGTTAGAAATGGCGCAAAATTCACAACGCCAACAATGG
The DNA window shown above is from Enterococcus montenegrensis and carries:
- a CDS encoding Cof-type HAD-IIB family hydrolase; the encoded protein is MTYKATAFFDLDGTLLDDKSQVRPEIKEAMTQLKENNILPVIATGRTEVEVAAIMKEANIDSDIIMNGAFIRVAGDIIFSDVYDKELIKEVYDAVKENNDVISFYNEKEIWCNAHNEFLLGAYDFIHTPVPPIDPEGYLIKPVNMLLVLGQDNDTYYTSQFPQLNFYRNTPFSLDTVKKTVSKGNAVKILQEKLQLTDVPSYAFGDGPNDLALFEACDIKIAMGNAVDVLKEKADFITKKNTEGGIVHALKHFELI
- a CDS encoding SdpI family protein; the protein is MIFLYVGVIMLVIGFCFFLFPAKKPNPIYGYPSILAKKNVGNWRYAQKINGLFLLGIGLFCTLIGYLLKETGNTNYFIAEMLLIPLPIIGVFAGTEELLQRFDRRHTAKEKER
- a CDS encoding response regulator transcription factor, with amino-acid sequence MNILMIEDNEAVSEMMQMFFLNEGWEATFKYDGQEGLDAFLAQPGHWDMITLDLNLPGLDGMAVAREIRKISKTVPIIMLTARDSESDQVIGLEMGADDYVTKPFSPLTLIARMKALHRRSELAEKVATEKDDDETFDIVTKHFKMNTKTREAYLDDTLIDGLTPKEFDLLYTLAKKPRQVFSREQLLELVWDYQYFGDERTVDAHIKKLRQKIEKVGPQVIQTVWGVGYKFDDSGVA
- a CDS encoding sensor histidine kinase, translating into MRYLYQQLMAFWVVIAVILLIVGISFTQLTKQTMEDNNYRQLFGYAESVAKTAQNYAELPNAGATTPDESLHNSLMFTELALNQQDVNFVFVDKSGKSTYPTNANVHFSITKTQWTALKAGERQKKTSDTNVFGEHEVTSYAMVPFNLEGEFYGALIVTQPAKNISDSVNAVTLNLFKGFIISSVIALIISYFYASMQVRRINRMKKATKEIASGNFDVQLPVHDKDEFDELADDFNKMTVSLKESQEEIERQEERRKQFMADASHEMRTPLTTINGLLEGLEYNAIPENQKGNAVRLMKNETERLIRLVNENLDYEKIRTNQISIVVKKFDGTEALKNILTQLEAKAEAAGDKLHFEVKEPIEVYADYDRFVQVVVNIIQNAIQFTQDGDIYVNLKKGYLETIVEIQDTGIGMTEEQQRNIWDRYYKADPSRKNRKFGESGLGLPIVQQLVRLHKGTIKVESKLNEGTKFTITFPDVEIVDDTKEK
- a CDS encoding LTA synthase family protein; translated protein: MKNIKTPAFLNKRLGFFTLLAVLFWAKNIFAYFVDFNLGIESMRQYFILFINPIATTLFLLSIALYVRRTKASYITMMVIYFLMSLLLFANVSYYREFTDFITINTMLGAGKVASGLGESAIRLFRPYDLLYFVDILVLVAMLFAKKIKMDDRPVRARMAFAISTLSVMIFSGNLFLAEVDRPELLTRTFSRDYLVKYLGINAFTVYDGVQTYQASQVRAQASANDMKEAQSYVKSHYAAPNSEYFGMAKGKNVIYIHLESTQQFLIDYKLKDAEGKEHEVMPFINSLYHSKSTFSFDNFFHQVKAGKTSDAETLMDNSLFGLNQGALMTQLGGKNTFQSAPNILNQTLGYSSAVFHGNAGTFWNRNETYKRWGYQNFFDASYYDVNDSNSFQYGLHDKPFFEQSVKYLEQLQQPFYSKFIAVSNHFPYSQFTNDEAGFPMADTNDETINGYFATANYLDRAVEEFFHYLKASGLYDNSVIVLYGDHYGISTSRNKNLAELLGKDKETWTGYDDAQMQRVPYMIHIPGQSKGGINHTYGGQVDALPTLLHLLGVDTKDYIQLGQDLLSKQHEQLVAFRDGDFVTDKYTYYGGTLYDNATAQAITAPDEQLKTQVTKWKDEVGKQLATSDQINNGDLLRFYTGSNLKELDPEKFNYKNALDQLGKQESKLGNKSTSVYSEHGNKSTQDLYQTKTYKQYEAEGHK